In a single window of the Dethiosulfovibrio faecalis genome:
- the rarD gene encoding EamA family transporter RarD: MNKAKRGFVAAAAAMSIWGLLPVYWKQMSGVPAYEILSHRIIWSLVAAAMFLSIRGSWGKVSLALRDRKVISLMSLSGAVIGCNWLLYIWAVNSGHVLQCSLGYYINPLINVLTGYVVFKDRLRPVQWAAIALAGAGVLYQIVLYGKVPWIALGLACSFSLYALIRKLADVDPLPGLFLETAVLAFPAVAFLTWTTIDGGGAFATEGVKISLFLVGTGLITSIPLLWFVQGARDISLVTVGLLQYISPTLQFMLGYWVYGESFSSAQMVTFTSIWVALTIYTVDSINDVIRKKRGTRD; this comes from the coding sequence ATGAACAAAGCTAAAAGAGGCTTCGTAGCCGCAGCGGCCGCCATGTCCATATGGGGGCTGCTGCCGGTCTACTGGAAGCAGATGTCGGGAGTCCCAGCCTACGAGATACTTTCCCACAGGATCATATGGTCCCTGGTCGCAGCGGCTATGTTCCTCTCTATCAGAGGCAGCTGGGGCAAGGTCTCCCTTGCCTTGAGAGACCGCAAGGTTATCTCTCTGATGTCCCTGAGCGGAGCGGTCATAGGCTGCAACTGGCTGCTTTACATATGGGCGGTCAACAGCGGGCACGTCCTCCAGTGTAGCTTGGGATACTACATAAACCCTCTGATAAACGTCCTAACCGGATATGTGGTGTTCAAGGACAGGCTGAGACCGGTGCAGTGGGCCGCCATCGCCCTGGCCGGAGCGGGAGTGCTGTACCAGATAGTGCTGTACGGCAAAGTTCCGTGGATAGCCCTGGGGCTGGCCTGTTCCTTCTCTCTGTACGCTTTGATCAGGAAATTGGCCGACGTCGACCCTCTGCCAGGCCTGTTCCTGGAGACCGCCGTTCTGGCCTTTCCCGCCGTGGCCTTTCTGACCTGGACGACAATCGACGGAGGTGGAGCCTTTGCGACAGAGGGAGTAAAGATCAGCCTTTTTCTGGTCGGCACCGGACTTATAACCTCTATCCCGCTGCTATGGTTCGTCCAGGGGGCCCGGGACATAAGCCTGGTGACGGTGGGACTGTTGCAGTATATATCACCGACACTGCAGTTCATGTTGGGCTACTGGGTCTACGGGGAAAGCTTCAGCTCCGCCCAGATGGTGACTTTTACATCCATATGGGTGGCTCTGACCATATACACCGTGGACTCCATCAACGACGTCATCAGAAAAAAAAGAGGGACAAGGGACTAA
- a CDS encoding acyl-[acyl-carrier-protein] thioesterase yields the protein MEPWLEDFRLRIYEVGPDGLATATTIMNVFQEAASHHAESLDMGYPQLFPRSMGWALTKFRLTMDRYPRYGETVTIRTWPRAGKRIFAYRDVEFSVDGERVGIGSSVWCLLDLQARKALSLVKALDGFPCREERLFPDEIPSVPSCDGAWEWRWSTTPRFSELDLNGHVNNSVYLGWAVEPLPRDYSFSRMPREILFAFKKEVSSDMEVFSRASRMGDDLTVHSLEDRDGGELAKVSIEWL from the coding sequence ATGGAACCCTGGCTTGAGGATTTCAGATTGAGGATATACGAGGTGGGGCCCGACGGTCTCGCCACTGCCACGACCATTATGAACGTATTCCAGGAGGCGGCCTCACACCACGCCGAATCTCTGGATATGGGATATCCTCAGCTGTTCCCCAGGTCGATGGGGTGGGCTCTTACGAAGTTTCGTCTTACCATGGACCGTTATCCCCGTTATGGAGAGACCGTTACCATAAGAACCTGGCCTAGGGCGGGCAAGAGAATATTCGCCTATAGAGACGTGGAGTTTTCCGTAGACGGAGAGAGGGTGGGCATAGGTTCCAGCGTGTGGTGTTTGTTGGATCTCCAGGCCAGGAAGGCTCTATCTCTAGTCAAGGCCCTCGACGGCTTCCCCTGTAGGGAAGAGAGGCTTTTCCCCGACGAGATTCCGTCGGTACCCTCCTGCGATGGAGCCTGGGAGTGGCGCTGGAGCACCACTCCCAGATTTTCCGAACTGGATCTGAACGGTCATGTCAATAACTCGGTATATCTCGGATGGGCCGTAGAGCCCCTTCCGAGGGATTACTCTTTCTCACGGATGCCAAGGGAGATCCTTTTCGCCTTTAAAAAGGAGGTCTCCTCCGACATGGAGGTGTTCTCCAGGGCCTCCCGGATGGGAGATGATCTGACGGTCCACAGCCTGGAGGACCGAGATGGAGGAGAGCTGGCCAAGGTCTCCATAGAATGGCTTTAG
- a CDS encoding cupin domain-containing protein, with protein MKDLFVDHRGVRPRLDNGDMVQKVLARGGKLMLAETAFPKKGAVLPDHSHDHEQVTYMVKGRLLFSVEGVSREIGPGDSVYIPANAVHGARVLEDGTVAVDAFTPQREDFLE; from the coding sequence ATGAAGGACTTATTCGTGGATCACCGCGGAGTGAGGCCTCGTCTGGACAACGGAGACATGGTCCAGAAGGTCCTTGCGAGGGGTGGAAAGCTGATGTTGGCAGAGACGGCTTTCCCCAAAAAAGGAGCAGTTTTGCCCGATCACAGTCACGATCACGAGCAGGTGACCTACATGGTAAAGGGACGGTTGCTGTTCTCCGTCGAGGGGGTCAGTAGAGAGATCGGGCCTGGCGACAGCGTCTACATCCCGGCGAACGCCGTTCACGGAGCCCGGGTTTTGGAGGACGGAACGGTGGCGGTGGACGCCTTTACTCCTCAGAGAGAGGACTTCCTCGAGTGA
- a CDS encoding bifunctional methionine sulfoxide reductase B/A protein → MGYRELTPEEQRVIVHRGTEPPFSGRYCEFFDRGVYLCSRCGRPLYLSEHKFPCSCGWASFDDEISGAVIRRPDPDGHRTEITCAGCSGHLGHVFQGERLTVKNVRHCVNSLSLTFIPKEDLKRGLFAGGCFWGVQHLMKDLPGVVHSTCGYCGGTVDYPSYEQVCSGETGHLETVEVLFDPKKISYRDLTRYFLEIHDPTQKGGQGPDLGDQYRSAIFAVDEEQRKAAEELLDELRDKGLEPVTEVRPEARFWPAEPLHQHYYLRTGNVPYCHSRVARF, encoded by the coding sequence GTGGGATATAGAGAACTGACGCCGGAGGAACAAAGGGTAATAGTACATCGCGGTACGGAGCCGCCCTTCAGCGGTAGATACTGCGAGTTTTTCGACAGAGGTGTTTATCTGTGTAGTCGTTGCGGTAGGCCTCTGTACCTTTCGGAACATAAATTTCCCTGTTCTTGCGGATGGGCTTCTTTCGACGACGAGATATCCGGGGCTGTGATCCGTCGTCCCGATCCGGACGGACATCGAACCGAGATAACCTGTGCCGGCTGCTCCGGACATCTAGGCCATGTCTTTCAGGGCGAGAGATTGACGGTAAAGAACGTCAGACATTGCGTAAACTCCCTTTCCTTGACCTTTATTCCCAAGGAGGACCTTAAAAGGGGGTTGTTCGCCGGAGGCTGTTTCTGGGGAGTTCAGCACCTCATGAAGGATTTGCCCGGGGTGGTCCACAGTACCTGCGGATACTGTGGAGGAACGGTCGACTATCCGAGTTACGAACAGGTCTGTTCGGGAGAGACCGGCCATCTCGAGACGGTGGAGGTGCTTTTCGATCCTAAGAAGATATCCTATCGTGACCTGACTCGTTATTTTCTGGAGATACACGATCCGACCCAAAAAGGCGGTCAGGGACCCGATCTGGGAGACCAGTACAGATCGGCGATTTTCGCCGTCGACGAGGAGCAGAGGAAGGCCGCCGAGGAACTCCTGGACGAGCTGAGGGATAAGGGACTGGAACCGGTCACGGAGGTCCGGCCGGAGGCGAGGTTCTGGCCTGCGGAGCCCCTTCATCAGCATTATTATCTCAGGACGGGAAACGTGCCTTACTGTCACAGCAGGGTGGCTAGGTTTTAG
- the phrB gene encoding deoxyribodipyrimidine photo-lyase, which translates to MTGYRTRVDPRRIRRLREGSPGEGPVIYWMSRDQRVRDNWALLYAQDVALAANRPLEVVFCLSRDFMEAPIRHYDFMLRGLTETAAELSILNVSFRIPLGEPGKTLPLYAKKRDTAVLVTDFSPLRHQKGWIESVYESLSCPIDQVDGHNVVPAWETSNKREYAARTIRPKLHRKFQEFLTAFPEMKRHPYGDRETDRVPPTEELRLDGSVLPVKEAVPGSAAGELRLKSFIDRGLSSYDRDRNDPNLDGTSGLSPYIHFGQISAQTVVREAFLANLPGSDAFVEEAMVRRELAENFCLYEPLYDRYEALPEWGKKALDHHRSDERPWLYGLPELEEAGTHDELWNAAQLSLLRKGRIHGYLRMYWGKMLLLWSPSPEEAFSRALYLNDRYALDGRDPNGYTGVAWCIGGLHDRPWPKRPVFGSVRSMALTGCARKFDVKRYITSFVP; encoded by the coding sequence ATGACAGGATACAGAACGAGAGTGGACCCTAGAAGGATAAGACGACTTCGGGAAGGTAGCCCAGGAGAGGGACCGGTGATCTATTGGATGAGCAGGGACCAGAGGGTTCGAGACAACTGGGCTCTTCTATACGCCCAGGACGTGGCTCTGGCCGCGAATCGCCCACTGGAGGTCGTGTTTTGTCTGTCCCGAGATTTCATGGAAGCTCCTATAAGACACTACGACTTCATGTTACGAGGACTGACGGAAACCGCCGCAGAACTGTCCATACTGAACGTCTCCTTCAGAATCCCCCTAGGGGAGCCTGGGAAAACCCTGCCGCTATATGCAAAAAAGAGGGATACCGCCGTCCTGGTGACCGACTTTTCACCTCTTCGGCACCAAAAAGGCTGGATAGAATCGGTCTACGAGAGCTTATCCTGTCCCATCGACCAGGTGGACGGCCATAACGTCGTACCGGCCTGGGAGACATCGAACAAAAGAGAGTACGCCGCCAGGACGATAAGACCTAAGCTACACAGAAAATTCCAGGAGTTTCTCACTGCCTTTCCGGAGATGAAAAGACATCCCTATGGAGATCGAGAGACCGACAGGGTCCCCCCTACAGAAGAGCTTCGGCTGGACGGATCGGTCCTTCCAGTGAAGGAAGCGGTTCCGGGATCAGCGGCAGGAGAGCTGCGACTCAAATCCTTTATAGACCGAGGGCTTTCCAGCTACGACAGGGACAGAAACGATCCCAACCTCGACGGGACCTCGGGACTGTCTCCCTACATCCACTTCGGACAGATCTCGGCTCAGACCGTCGTCAGGGAGGCGTTCCTGGCCAACCTTCCCGGAAGCGACGCATTCGTCGAGGAGGCCATGGTCAGGAGGGAGCTGGCGGAGAATTTCTGTCTCTACGAACCACTGTACGACAGATACGAAGCCCTGCCTGAATGGGGCAAGAAGGCGCTGGACCACCATAGATCGGACGAAAGACCCTGGCTGTACGGACTTCCCGAACTGGAAGAGGCCGGTACCCACGACGAGCTGTGGAACGCGGCTCAGTTATCGCTGCTGAGAAAGGGAAGGATACACGGATACTTGAGGATGTACTGGGGAAAGATGTTGCTGTTGTGGTCTCCATCCCCAGAGGAGGCCTTCTCAAGGGCACTGTACCTGAACGACAGGTACGCCCTGGATGGCCGAGATCCAAACGGCTACACCGGAGTGGCCTGGTGTATAGGCGGACTACACGACAGGCCGTGGCCGAAAAGACCGGTGTTCGGTTCCGTCAGATCCATGGCTCTAACCGGCTGCGCCAGAAAATTCGACGTCAAGAGATATATCACATCTTTCGTGCCGTGA
- a CDS encoding GAF domain-containing protein, which yields MTLCSLYEQAAFLLGGGVLELLVKFLGERVGRLAILQPDGDDLSLVDGVGIASSGAILYGGMDHVRRLLAKKSDQGVTILEIDGIMDLALEEDWSRMVLLGGSPWVVAVMLPEVPDEETLRLLKGADGLVRIWDRHRSIDGIEKNMASLSYLLYAVKSALPSIFEPFPPEFLATFLVDVMKESICPERISLLQDDGKSLCHLAGDESPLLDRGGIFSKEYLSPVPVPIEESHRFAVGSDNFDRLGELYSVVLPIISGSDRFFYLVKWGSLRSGEVSDVLELIGGVTVKAMAMNRLREEGTSRVKELSRREFALRGLHRAIISLMENDTEDELLSRVLDIFGEMTQSSRCFVVVYDKSVPGYVKWGDRADGVVKVARHLLVSREEPLELEPLPGVLSVDEAVEILRDHGLSFDDELCSDERSMDLVFPLRYGSTFVGFIAVSSSVTGSRYGDMDGLETLAASCAVAIRRCRLFGEVSMQRDLLDRQIRARDFLRDLAGEIQQIRSVDVLKNSLSSTLPLALDVEKADMICGVEGLAEISEKICPDESVIFSDVAVWVPLRSGGTLHGALKLTVEDPRSVGDDRLELMSLVGAFVAPRLEAMKCCHRGKVMDVGRMVELAVRSSVEELILDGFEPSVISATVSLSEEQERCCFRVLKEGTRAIVVLPFPWEGEIRQLFPPSDGWAPFVP from the coding sequence ATGACCCTCTGTTCCCTTTACGAGCAGGCAGCTTTTCTCCTCGGGGGGGGAGTGCTGGAGCTTTTGGTGAAATTTCTTGGAGAGAGAGTCGGACGTTTGGCGATTCTTCAGCCCGACGGCGACGATCTCTCTCTGGTGGACGGGGTTGGCATAGCCTCCAGCGGAGCTATCCTGTATGGCGGTATGGATCATGTCCGAAGGCTTTTAGCCAAAAAATCCGATCAAGGGGTAACGATCCTGGAGATCGATGGGATCATGGACTTGGCCTTGGAGGAGGATTGGAGCCGTATGGTGCTTCTCGGAGGTTCTCCTTGGGTCGTTGCCGTTATGTTGCCGGAAGTTCCGGATGAAGAGACTCTCCGTCTCCTCAAGGGAGCTGACGGTTTAGTGCGGATATGGGATAGACATCGTTCTATCGACGGCATAGAGAAGAACATGGCCTCCCTGTCCTATCTTCTTTACGCTGTCAAGAGTGCCCTCCCATCCATTTTCGAGCCTTTTCCTCCGGAGTTTCTAGCCACTTTTCTGGTGGACGTGATGAAGGAGAGTATCTGTCCCGAGAGGATTTCCCTGTTGCAGGACGATGGAAAATCCCTTTGCCATCTGGCTGGAGACGAGAGTCCGTTACTGGACAGAGGAGGCATCTTCTCTAAAGAATATCTATCTCCAGTACCTGTTCCGATTGAAGAGTCCCATCGCTTTGCCGTTGGGTCGGATAACTTCGATCGCCTTGGTGAGCTGTATTCCGTGGTGCTTCCTATTATCTCCGGTTCGGATCGCTTTTTCTATCTCGTAAAATGGGGCAGCCTCCGTTCCGGCGAGGTCTCCGATGTTCTTGAACTAATCGGAGGAGTTACCGTTAAGGCCATGGCCATGAACCGCCTTAGAGAGGAAGGCACTTCTCGTGTGAAGGAGCTATCCAGGAGGGAGTTCGCACTGAGAGGGCTCCACCGGGCCATAATCTCCCTTATGGAAAACGACACGGAGGATGAACTTCTCTCCAGAGTTCTGGATATATTCGGAGAGATGACCCAGAGTTCTCGCTGTTTTGTGGTCGTGTACGATAAATCCGTTCCTGGGTACGTAAAATGGGGTGACAGGGCGGATGGTGTGGTTAAGGTCGCTAGACACCTTCTGGTTTCTCGTGAAGAGCCTCTGGAACTGGAGCCCCTTCCCGGTGTTTTGTCTGTGGACGAGGCGGTCGAGATCCTTCGGGATCACGGCCTTTCCTTCGACGACGAACTATGTAGTGATGAGAGATCGATGGACTTGGTCTTCCCCCTGAGGTACGGTAGTACTTTCGTGGGCTTTATAGCCGTTTCCTCCTCCGTCACCGGAAGCAGATACGGAGATATGGATGGGCTTGAGACGTTGGCTGCCAGCTGTGCCGTGGCGATCCGTAGATGTCGCCTATTCGGAGAGGTTTCCATGCAGAGGGACTTGTTGGACAGGCAGATTCGGGCCAGAGATTTTCTGAGAGATCTGGCCGGAGAGATACAACAGATCCGTTCTGTAGACGTACTGAAGAATTCGCTTAGTTCCACCCTTCCTCTGGCTCTGGATGTCGAAAAAGCCGATATGATATGCGGCGTCGAGGGCTTGGCCGAGATATCGGAAAAGATTTGTCCGGACGAATCGGTTATCTTTTCCGATGTGGCCGTATGGGTTCCTCTTCGGTCCGGCGGAACGTTGCACGGAGCCCTGAAGCTGACGGTGGAGGACCCGAGGTCAGTGGGGGATGACCGTCTCGAGTTGATGTCTTTGGTGGGAGCTTTTGTGGCTCCTCGGTTGGAGGCGATGAAATGTTGTCATCGTGGCAAGGTCATGGACGTTGGCAGAATGGTGGAACTTGCCGTCAGGAGCTCTGTCGAGGAGCTGATTCTGGATGGTTTCGAGCCTTCGGTGATATCTGCAACGGTCTCTCTGTCGGAAGAGCAGGAAAGATGTTGCTTTAGGGTCCTGAAGGAAGGCACTAGAGCCATAGTGGTTCTTCCCTTTCCCTGGGAGGGGGAGATCAGACAGCTTTTCCCCCCTTCCGACGGGTGGGCTCCTTTCGTGCCGTGA
- a CDS encoding DUF342 domain-containing protein has translation MEENLVLERTEVFSLSRCGAILSMEVYRPPVAVLDLLGTLNKYVDPKDVDLDRIREIAMSGGSGEIGRIKNLDDMSGPTIRIMDGGARCLISLPPGFDDLETLESLLASKGVVHGVDLEEMKRLVSLSSEGNSVSDALIALGTPPTHGKDGWVEYMKERPSGAPRTDDSGQVDFYSLDLVVQAHKGEVLAIRHDPIPSEDGMTVTGEPILGKKVKGVRISFGKGIEMDGNSLVASVDGQVIWKGDKMSIEPLLVISGNLGPETGNVDYDGPVLVKGDVQDGYNLRAGGDVEIQGCVERASVKSGGSVSVLYGIAGKGYGAVKAEGNVWAKFVQEAEVHCSQLKVNEYILRSKIFAKSGVFVEGRNGVVMASRIEASAYVNVRSVKVFKKDDTAISISGMSRVTLFDQYRKLQDESAEANDEMIALSSMIRTLSQKGLYRKAKAHLSEFMDLEETQALRANKLHAFKETLMNLKGDATFSLIGNANGDIPVRLKNVPCRVEDGARWMTMYYDPDSQEVRVVSRS, from the coding sequence ATGGAAGAGAATCTCGTTTTGGAAAGAACGGAAGTCTTCTCGCTGTCCAGGTGTGGAGCAATTCTTTCCATGGAGGTCTACAGGCCCCCCGTGGCGGTGCTGGATCTCTTGGGAACCCTCAATAAATACGTAGATCCCAAGGATGTGGATCTAGATCGTATCCGAGAGATTGCTATGTCCGGAGGCTCGGGAGAGATCGGTCGCATTAAGAATTTGGACGATATGTCTGGGCCTACTATAAGGATAATGGACGGAGGAGCCCGTTGCCTGATATCCTTGCCGCCCGGCTTCGACGATCTGGAAACCTTGGAGTCCCTGTTGGCCTCCAAAGGAGTCGTCCACGGGGTCGATCTTGAGGAGATGAAGAGACTGGTTTCCCTGAGCTCCGAGGGAAACTCCGTCTCGGATGCTTTGATCGCTCTTGGGACCCCTCCGACTCATGGAAAAGACGGCTGGGTAGAGTACATGAAGGAAAGGCCTTCCGGAGCGCCTCGAACGGATGATTCCGGTCAGGTGGACTTCTACTCTCTTGATCTGGTCGTTCAGGCTCATAAAGGAGAGGTGTTGGCGATTCGTCACGATCCGATCCCCTCGGAGGACGGAATGACCGTCACAGGTGAGCCCATCTTGGGCAAAAAGGTCAAAGGTGTTCGAATTTCTTTCGGGAAAGGCATCGAGATGGACGGCAACTCCCTGGTAGCGTCGGTGGACGGTCAGGTGATATGGAAGGGCGACAAGATGTCGATAGAGCCCTTACTCGTCATATCCGGCAACCTGGGGCCGGAGACGGGGAACGTCGATTACGACGGTCCCGTATTGGTCAAGGGAGACGTTCAGGACGGTTACAATCTCAGAGCAGGGGGAGACGTGGAGATACAGGGTTGTGTGGAAAGAGCTTCGGTAAAAAGCGGCGGCTCGGTCTCCGTCCTTTACGGCATAGCCGGTAAGGGCTATGGAGCGGTGAAGGCAGAGGGAAATGTGTGGGCTAAGTTCGTTCAGGAGGCAGAGGTCCACTGTTCTCAGCTGAAGGTAAACGAATATATTCTCCGCTCCAAGATCTTTGCCAAGAGCGGAGTTTTCGTGGAGGGTCGAAACGGAGTTGTAATGGCCTCCAGGATAGAGGCCTCGGCCTACGTGAACGTCAGGTCCGTGAAGGTCTTTAAAAAAGACGATACCGCCATATCCATAAGCGGTATGTCCAGAGTTACCCTGTTCGATCAATATAGAAAGCTCCAGGACGAGAGTGCGGAGGCCAACGACGAGATGATAGCCCTTTCAAGCATGATAAGGACCTTGTCTCAAAAGGGACTTTATAGAAAAGCCAAGGCTCACCTCTCTGAATTTATGGACTTGGAGGAAACGCAGGCTCTTCGAGCCAACAAGCTTCACGCTTTCAAAGAGACCCTCATGAACTTAAAGGGCGATGCTACCTTCAGCCTTATAGGAAATGCTAATGGGGATATCCCGGTGAGACTGAAGAACGTCCCCTGCAGAGTGGAGGACGGTGCTAGGTGGATGACCATGTATTACGACCCCGACTCTCAGGAGGTACGGGTTGTCTCTAGGAGTTGA
- a CDS encoding aspartate/glutamate racemase family protein, which translates to MEKAKAPEMVLGVLGGMGPAASAEFMRLLADLAPAECDQKHPKVFLYSNPQIPDRSSAIIGKGRSPEADLRDGLETLIGWGADLLAVPCNTAHFFIDGFREDLSVPLIHIVEATLELAAVNSPSGAWLLSTGGTLKSGLYQKEAHKIGYRLMLPPEGVLADIMKAIHLVKAGDLSLSGEIISSLVEELRSVNDLPMIAACTELPLAYGASGLSEDGMISSLIALAKKCIDSLYL; encoded by the coding sequence ATGGAAAAAGCTAAAGCTCCCGAGATGGTCTTAGGAGTTTTGGGGGGCATGGGACCGGCCGCTTCCGCCGAGTTCATGAGGTTGTTGGCTGATCTTGCTCCCGCTGAATGCGATCAGAAGCACCCTAAGGTATTCTTATACTCCAATCCTCAGATTCCCGACCGTAGTTCCGCCATCATCGGTAAAGGGAGAAGCCCCGAGGCAGATCTTAGAGACGGGTTAGAGACCCTGATCGGTTGGGGAGCCGACCTGTTGGCCGTACCGTGCAACACCGCTCATTTCTTCATAGACGGATTTCGAGAGGATCTATCGGTTCCCCTTATTCATATAGTGGAGGCGACCTTGGAGCTTGCCGCAGTAAACAGTCCATCCGGGGCTTGGCTTCTCTCGACCGGAGGAACTCTCAAAAGCGGTCTATATCAAAAAGAGGCGCATAAAATAGGCTACAGGTTGATGCTGCCTCCTGAAGGGGTGTTGGCCGACATAATGAAGGCTATTCATTTGGTTAAAGCCGGAGATCTGTCTCTTTCCGGCGAGATAATTTCATCGTTAGTGGAAGAGCTTCGTTCCGTAAACGATCTCCCGATGATAGCGGCCTGCACGGAACTTCCTTTGGCCTATGGTGCTTCTGGACTCTCAGAAGATGGAATGATATCCAGTCTGATAGCTCTGGCTAAAAAATGTATAGATAGCCTTTATCTCTAA
- a CDS encoding amidohydrolase family protein: MVVDAHVHVYPEVLLSDQDRISEKEPHFDLLTHNKVHKWGSVDDLIVRMDETGVDQSWIFGFAFRDMGLCRLCNDYIVEAVKRWPDRLKGFAVIPPLNPEVESEIERCHDAGLVGVGELFPQGQMLDLDDIRQTWRFVGACHERNMVISIHTAEPVGHDYDGKGNVGPKEAAQFCLNHPEAKVIFAHWGGGLWLYESMPETKEALKNARYDTAAWPWLYDEKVLPAAFAAGVGHKIIYGSDWPILSYPRYDALLSKTGLSEEKLEMVRSGNALSFLDRVC; encoded by the coding sequence ATGGTAGTGGATGCTCACGTTCACGTTTATCCCGAAGTCCTTTTAAGTGATCAGGATAGGATATCCGAGAAGGAACCTCACTTCGATCTTCTGACTCATAACAAAGTGCATAAGTGGGGATCCGTGGACGATCTGATCGTCAGGATGGACGAGACCGGTGTGGATCAAAGCTGGATATTCGGCTTCGCCTTCAGGGATATGGGATTATGCCGGTTGTGCAACGATTACATCGTCGAAGCCGTCAAACGATGGCCTGATCGCCTGAAGGGGTTTGCTGTAATACCTCCTCTGAATCCGGAGGTGGAGAGCGAGATAGAGAGATGTCACGATGCCGGACTGGTCGGAGTAGGTGAGCTTTTTCCACAGGGACAGATGTTGGATCTGGACGATATAAGACAGACCTGGAGATTCGTGGGAGCCTGCCACGAGAGGAATATGGTTATATCGATACATACCGCAGAGCCCGTCGGTCACGATTACGACGGCAAGGGAAACGTCGGACCTAAAGAAGCCGCGCAGTTTTGTCTCAACCATCCGGAGGCCAAGGTAATATTCGCCCATTGGGGCGGAGGGCTGTGGCTCTATGAGTCCATGCCGGAGACGAAGGAGGCTCTGAAAAACGCCAGATACGATACCGCCGCCTGGCCTTGGCTGTACGATGAAAAAGTCCTTCCAGCCGCTTTCGCTGCTGGGGTGGGACACAAAATAATCTATGGTTCAGACTGGCCCATATTGTCCTATCCCAGATATGATGCACTGCTCTCAAAGACCGGATTATCCGAGGAAAAGCTGGAGATGGTGCGGTCGGGAAACGCGCTGTCCTTTTTAGATCGAGTCTGTTGA
- a CDS encoding rhodanese-like domain-containing protein yields MQEIRAAVDAFWADLKKGCNNIISCDQLQEQIEKKCPLYILDIRKPEDYAEDHIDGAINIPWGEVGDFLDDLPKDEKIIVVCYTGQTAGQTVALLKILGFDCCSLKGGMSCDKTHLPLAASCSS; encoded by the coding sequence ATGCAGGAAATAAGAGCAGCGGTTGACGCTTTCTGGGCCGACCTGAAGAAGGGATGTAACAATATCATAAGTTGCGATCAGCTTCAGGAACAGATAGAGAAGAAGTGTCCTCTCTATATCTTGGATATCAGAAAGCCCGAGGATTACGCCGAGGATCATATAGACGGAGCGATTAACATCCCCTGGGGGGAGGTCGGAGACTTTCTGGATGATCTGCCTAAGGACGAGAAGATAATCGTGGTATGTTACACTGGACAGACTGCCGGTCAGACGGTCGCTCTCTTGAAGATCCTGGGATTCGACTGTTGTTCTCTAAAGGGCGGCATGAGCTGCGATAAGACTCATCTGCCCCTTGCCGCTTCCTGCTCTTCCTGA
- the rplL gene encoding 50S ribosomal protein L7/L12 codes for MTREDIIKAIEEMSVLELSELVKELEEKFGVSAAAPAMMMAAPAAGAAGAGAEEEKTEFNVVLKDAGSQKIKVIKVVREITGLGLKEAKELVDNPGKAVKEGVAKDEAESVKKQLEEVGATVELA; via the coding sequence ATGACCCGTGAGGATATCATAAAGGCTATTGAAGAAATGTCCGTTCTTGAGCTCTCCGAGCTCGTAAAGGAACTTGAGGAGAAGTTCGGCGTCTCCGCCGCCGCTCCCGCCATGATGATGGCTGCTCCCGCCGCCGGTGCCGCCGGTGCCGGTGCCGAAGAGGAAAAAACCGAGTTCAACGTCGTCCTTAAGGACGCCGGTTCCCAGAAGATCAAGGTCATCAAGGTCGTTCGCGAGATCACCGGACTTGGCCTTAAAGAGGCCAAGGAGCTTGTCGACAACCCCGGAAAGGCCGTCAAAGAGGGCGTTGCCAAGGACGAGGCCGAGAGCGTCAAGAAGCAGCTTGAGGAAGTCGGAGCTACCGTCGAGCTGGCCTAA
- the rplJ gene encoding 50S ribosomal protein L10, whose translation MPASIKFEMVSELKDKLKGAEAVFVCEYRGLTVAQATEVRRLVREAGGEVKVAKNTLVRIALGEVGMAVPEDITVGPNAYVIAHENSPAIAKAIKEFASKKENKAMVIKGGLMGSNVLSLDQVMALADLPSRDQMLAQLVGTLAGPIRGLVTVLSGPSRGLVTCLSQLAEKKGSDAA comes from the coding sequence ATGCCCGCATCTATAAAGTTTGAAATGGTATCAGAACTTAAGGATAAGCTCAAAGGTGCCGAAGCCGTATTCGTCTGCGAATATCGTGGCCTTACCGTCGCTCAGGCGACTGAGGTCAGACGTCTCGTCAGAGAAGCTGGCGGAGAGGTTAAGGTCGCCAAGAATACCTTGGTGAGGATAGCCCTCGGAGAGGTCGGTATGGCAGTTCCGGAGGATATCACCGTCGGTCCCAACGCCTATGTAATCGCCCATGAAAACAGCCCGGCAATTGCCAAGGCCATCAAGGAGTTTGCCTCCAAGAAAGAAAACAAGGCCATGGTCATCAAGGGAGGTCTCATGGGGAGCAACGTTCTGAGTCTGGATCAGGTTATGGCTCTGGCCGACCTTCCTTCCAGGGATCAGATGCTCGCCCAACTTGTCGGAACTCTGGCAGGTCCTATCAGAGGACTGGTCACGGTGCTTTCCGGCCCGTCTCGTGGATTGGTTACCTGTCTCTCCCAACTTGCGGAGAAGAAGGGATCCGACGCAGCTTAA